Genomic DNA from Fimbriimonas ginsengisoli Gsoil 348:
CGGCAACCTCGACCTCATGCTGGCCAAGGTCGCCCAGTACTACGAGGAGGAAGCCACCACCAGGTCGCTCAAAACCGGGCAGATCATGGGGGTGACGCTTGGATTGCTTGTCGCCATCTACATCGGCTACATCATCATTAATTTCTGGACCTCCCACTACGCTGGTCTGAGTACGGCAGGCTGACCCGGTGGCGAAGACGCACTACGAAACGCTGGGACTTAAGCGCTCCGCGACGGCCGCGGAGATTAAGTCGGCGTATCGAAAAATTGTCCTAGCCCACCATCCCGACCGGTCGAAAGATCCTCGTTCCGTTCAGATCTTTATGTCGGCGACGGAAGCCTACGATGTGCTCACGGACGCGTCCGCCAAGCTGCGTTACGACGAAGGGCTGAACGCCGAAGCGAAGCGGATAGCCGAACGGCAGCGTCAGGCGACGGCCACCCAACAGAAGGTGGCGGCGCCTTCCGGTCCCAGACCGGGATGGACGGAGACGGTCACCTCACCATCCACGGTAGCCGCCGACGTGAGCCGGCTCCCCGGATTGTTCGCGCGAGGCAAGCACGCGGAAGCCGAGAGCCTGGCCCGCGAAATCCTAGCCGTCTCCCCACGGCAGCCGGTCTGCTACGCCATTCTCGGGGACATCCACCGCGCCCGCGGAAACGTCAACGAAGCCGCCCGCATGTACGCCTACGCGGCGCAATTCGAACCGAATAATCCGGTCTATCAGAGACGATACGAAGAGCTGCTATCCAGCAATAAAGTCGTGGAAACGCGGCATCACCATTCGCAGCTTCAAGGCGAGGATAGGAAGGGGCTCGCCCCTTTAGTGGGCGGTGGATTGATTTTGCTGGCGGCGATCTTCTTGGCGATTAGCCCGGAGAAAGCGGTGTTTGGAAAAGTCGCCGGAATCTCCTCATGGACCGGCAGCTTGCCTATTGTCCTTTTTCTTGCTGGGGTCTCGGTCGGCGCGACGCTGGCAATTGGGAATCTACTCGACCGGTTCCAATCGCTGACTACCACCGCCACCGGCCGAATCGGCCCAGCGGTGGCCCTGGCGCTCGTCGCCGTCGTCAACTTCTGGGCGGCGTTGTTGCTTTACTTATCGATGGGAGCTTTTCAAAACGCCTTTAACTACTCGACGACCCGGATTATGGCCGGCGTGGTCGTAGCGACCGTAACTCTGGCCTTCGCCAGCAGCGCCCACGTCGTCGCTGCCCAGGCATTAACCTGGGGCGGAAACCTCGTCTATCTCGGCGCCCTCATCGGCTGGCTCGTGGCGGATCAGATGAAAGGATAAGTCGGAGGCGTTGGGCGTTGGGCGTTGGGCGTGGCGGATAAGGATTTGGGACCTAACGCCTAGCGCCCAACGCCCAGCGCCCTTCCCCAACCCTGCCATAATCGAGAAGTGAAGGTCAGCATCATTGGCGGTGGCGGGCGTGTGGGATCGGATGCGGCGTATGCGCTCCAATTCGGCGGGATCGTGCGGGAAATGGCTCTCGTCGACATGAATGCGGAGATGGCCTCCGGCGAGGCGCTCGATCTTCGCCATGGCGCGGCACTCACGTCGAACCAGAAGTTTACGAGTGGCAGCGATTACGGCATCGTCGACGGTAGCGACTGCGTGGTGATCACCGCCGGCCTGAGGCGAAAGCCGGACGAGACTCGCCTCGAGCTCGTCAACCGGAACGTTTCCCTCTTCAAATCCATCCTGGAAAACCTGAAGGGAGTGAAGCTGGCGGACGGCGCCACGATCCTGGTGGTTTCTAATCCGGTCGATATCCTTACGCACCTGGCGACCGATGCCGGGTTTGTGCCGCCGTCGCAAGTCCTCGGCCTCGGCACCGTCTTGGACACTTGTCGGTTCCGTTCCCTTTTAGCCGACCATTTCCAGGTGAACGCCACCGATGTGAAAGCGTTGATCCTGGGCGAGCACGGCGACTCCATGGTTCCGATCCTTTCTTCCGCGACGATCGGCGGCGTGCCGATGAGCACGATTCCGAACTACGAAGCGGAGATCCAAGGCGTGTTTGAATTCACTCGGAAGAGCGGCGCGGAAGTGATCCGGCTCAAGGGTGGCGCCGGTCGCGCGGTCGGCGTTTCGATCAAGGAAGTTGTGGAAGCGATCGCTCTGAATTCAGAGAAGATCCTTCCGGTTTCCAGCGTTCAGCACGGGAAACTTGGAATTTCCGACATCGCTCTCTCGCTTCCGACCAAAGTCGGCCGAAAGGGCGTGGTCGAGGTTCTCGAGCCTTCGGTGAACGACTCCGAGCGAGAAGGGCTTCACAAGTCGGCCCAGTCGCTGAAAGAAGTTCTTGCCCAAATCTCGTAAGTTACGCCGCAACGGTTAGCCGCTGGATTGAAAAAGCCGCTACGATAGTCGCCTTGACACGGAATCGGGCTTGGTGGCTATTCGGAGGCGCGTGGGTGCTTTTCGCGCTTGGAGCGTGCGGGGGCGGAGGGGGTTCCTCTTCGTCCGGCACGCCTCCACCCGATCCTGGCGCGACCCTCGGCGATCCCCTGCCGGGGCTGACCGCCGACCAGTCGACCCGCTTTCAGACCGGCCAACACGATTTTATCGAGGCCGAAACGGAGGCGCAAGGAGTGGGTCCGCTCTTCAACGGAACTGCCTGCGCGGAGTGCCACAAGGCGGGCACGATCGGCGGAGCCGGGACCGACTTGGACCGCACCCGGGTCACCCGTATCGGCGGCGTGCGAGCCGGCGCCTACAGCGATCTGGAGAGTATGGGTGGACCTGTCATGCAGTCTCGCTCTCTGCGGGAATTCGACCCGTCCTACCCGTGCGTTCCCGAGACGGTACCGTCCGGCGCCGAGTATGTCTCGCACAGGATGGCGACGCCGCTTTTCGGTCTCGGCTTGGTCGAAGCGATCCCGGATGCAACGATTCTTGCCGGAGCGGTCGCCAAGGCGGATGGCGTTCAGGGAGTAGCGAACATGGTGCGCAATCCCGATACGGGACGCACCGAACTTGGCCGTTTCGGCTGGAAGGCGCAGGTCTCCACGCTTCACTGGTTTGCCGGGGACGCTTATCTAAACGAGATGGGAGTTACGAGCCCCTCGTTTCCTAAGGAGCTCTTGCCGCAGGGACAGCCGATACCGCCGGGTGCCGATACGGTCGCCGATCCGGAAGACAATGGCCGTGACGTCGGCCGCTTCACCGACTTTATGCGGTTTCTCGCTCCTCCGGTCCCCTCCGCGTTATCCGCTCAGGCGGTTCGGGGAAAGCAACTTTT
This window encodes:
- a CDS encoding J domain-containing protein codes for the protein MAKTHYETLGLKRSATAAEIKSAYRKIVLAHHPDRSKDPRSVQIFMSATEAYDVLTDASAKLRYDEGLNAEAKRIAERQRQATATQQKVAAPSGPRPGWTETVTSPSTVAADVSRLPGLFARGKHAEAESLAREILAVSPRQPVCYAILGDIHRARGNVNEAARMYAYAAQFEPNNPVYQRRYEELLSSNKVVETRHHHSQLQGEDRKGLAPLVGGGLILLAAIFLAISPEKAVFGKVAGISSWTGSLPIVLFLAGVSVGATLAIGNLLDRFQSLTTTATGRIGPAVALALVAVVNFWAALLLYLSMGAFQNAFNYSTTRIMAGVVVATVTLAFASSAHVVAAQALTWGGNLVYLGALIGWLVADQMKG
- a CDS encoding malate dehydrogenase, coding for MKVSIIGGGGRVGSDAAYALQFGGIVREMALVDMNAEMASGEALDLRHGAALTSNQKFTSGSDYGIVDGSDCVVITAGLRRKPDETRLELVNRNVSLFKSILENLKGVKLADGATILVVSNPVDILTHLATDAGFVPPSQVLGLGTVLDTCRFRSLLADHFQVNATDVKALILGEHGDSMVPILSSATIGGVPMSTIPNYEAEIQGVFEFTRKSGAEVIRLKGGAGRAVGVSIKEVVEAIALNSEKILPVSSVQHGKLGISDIALSLPTKVGRKGVVEVLEPSVNDSEREGLHKSAQSLKEVLAQIS
- a CDS encoding di-heme oxidoredictase family protein → MTRNRAWWLFGGAWVLFALGACGGGGGSSSSGTPPPDPGATLGDPLPGLTADQSTRFQTGQHDFIEAETEAQGVGPLFNGTACAECHKAGTIGGAGTDLDRTRVTRIGGVRAGAYSDLESMGGPVMQSRSLREFDPSYPCVPETVPSGAEYVSHRMATPLFGLGLVEAIPDATILAGAVAKADGVQGVANMVRNPDTGRTELGRFGWKAQVSTLHWFAGDAYLNEMGVTSPSFPKELLPQGQPIPPGADTVADPEDNGRDVGRFTDFMRFLAPPVPSALSAQAVRGKQLFAQIACTACHTPSMQTGPNEIAALANRPVPLYSDLLLHRMGSLGDNIVQGQAAGDQFRTAPLWGLQHRHFFLHDGRATTLEQAISDHDGEATAARTRFFGLADNDRAALLEFLGSL